One Primulina huaijiensis isolate GDHJ02 chromosome 8, ASM1229523v2, whole genome shotgun sequence genomic region harbors:
- the LOC140982314 gene encoding protein neprosin-like: MATVCVSKFGGLSIFLIYNLLLSSFLVIFSEKSLAISSTDLKQTGYRQVSSLRLGRIQRHLKRINKPPVFTIQSPDGDIIDCVHKRKQPALDHPLLKNHKIQRVRPEMPKMMKMAKTQGLAHKDINTTSRIGGRLKTKGAKWQMWHQKGEKCPKGTVSIRRSTVRDVLRAKSLYEYGKKQIKSPLLASRRFDAPDVVSGNGHEHAIAYTKPSEEIYGAKATINVWNPSIELVNEFSLSQIWVLSGSFNGSELNSIEAGWQVSPELYGDNRPRLFTYWTSDAYQATGCYNLLCSGFVQTSSRIAIGAAISPVSSVNGDQYDITILVWKDPKLGHWWMGLGDSTLVGYWPAEIFTHLSDRATMVEWGGEIVNSQADDEHTSTQMGSGHFADDGFARASYFRNIEIVDSDNSLSSAQEITTLAENTHCYNIKSSFNNDWGTYFYYGGPGKSQNCP, encoded by the exons ATGGCCACTGTTTGTGTAAGCAAATTTGGGGGGTTgtcaatttttcttatttataatCTGCTTTTGTCATCCTTTCTTGTCATTTTCTCCGAAAAATCTTTGGCCATTTCCAGTACGGATTTGAAGCAAACAGGATACAGACAAGTTAGTAGTTTGAGGCTTGGAAGGATTCAGAGGCATTTGAAAAGGATTAATAAGCCTCCTGTATTCACTATTCAG AGCCCAGATGGAGATATTATCGACTGTGTGCATAAAAGAAAACAGCCGGCTTTGGATCATCCTCTTCTTAAGAATCACAAGATTCAG AGAGTTCGGCCAGAAATGCCAAAGATGATGAAAATGGCCAAAACACAAGGATTGGCTCACAAAGATATTAACACCACCAGTCGTATTGGTGGAAGGTTAAAGACCAAAGGGGCTAAATGGCAAATGTGGCACCAAAAGGGGGAAAAGTGCCCGAAAGGAACAGTATCTATCAGGCGAAGCACAGTCCGCGATGTGTTGAGGGCTAAGTCTTTATATGAGTATGGCAAGAAACAAATCAAATCGCCGCTCCTCGCTTCCCGTCGGTTCGATGCGCCTGACGTCGTCAGCGGCAATGGCCATGAG CATGCTATAGCCTACACAAAACCATCAGAAGAGATATACGGGGCAAAAGCGACGATTAACGTGTGGAATCCATCGATAGAATTGGTAAACGAGTTCAGTCTCTCTCAGATTTGGGTTCTCTCTGGATCATTTAATGGTTCAGAACTAAACAGCATTGAAGCTGGTTGGCAG GTTAGTCCAGAGTTATATGGTGACAACAGGCCAAGATTATTCACCTATTGGACG AGCGATGCATATCAAGCGACAGGGTGTTACAATCTTTTGTGTTCGGGTTTTGTGCAAACAAGTAGTCGAATAGCGATCGGAGCTGCCATATCTCCGGTGTCATCTGTCAACGGAGACCAATACGACATTACCATCCTCGTGTGGAAG GATCCGAAGTTGGGCCATTGGTGGATGGGCTTAGGAGACAGCACATTGGTGGGTTACTGGCCTGCTGAAATCTTCACCCATTTATCGGACCGGGCCACGATGGTCGAATGGGGAGGAGAGATTGTGAACTCTCAGGCCGACGACGAGCACACATCGACTCAAATGGGCTCGGGCCATTTTGCCGATGATGGGTTTGCTCGAGCGAGCTATTTTAGAAATATCGAGATCGTTGACTCGGACAACAGCCTAAGCTCGGCCCAAGAAATAACAACACTAGCTGAGAACACACATTGTTACAACATCAAGAGCTCGTTCAACAATGATTGGGGCACATACTTTTACTATGGTGGGCCTGGAAAAAGTCAAAATTGCCCATAA
- the LOC140983046 gene encoding GDSL esterase/lipase At5g33370-like, with translation MDNIKSFVVFALILALGNQVDFAEAKAFFVFGDSLVDNGNNNYLVTTARADSPPYGIDYPSHTPTGRFSNGLNIPDIISEEMGWEATLPYFSPELRGQKLLIGANFASAGVGILNDTGIQFVNIIRIYQQLDYFKQYQQRVGALIGEDEAGKLVQEALVLMTLGGNDFVNNYYLVPYSVRSLQYPLPKYVPFVISEYKKVLQRLYEFGARRVLVTGTGPLGCVPAELAQHSVNGECAEELQHAASLFNPQLVKMLDQLNQEIGDNVFLAANTNQMHMDFISNPQNFGFTTSKIACCGQGPYNGIGLCTPFSNLCPNRDEYVFWDPFHPTERANRLIVQQILSGTDKYMHPMNLRAAMALDSRA, from the exons ATGGACAACATCAAAAGTTTTGTTGTTTTTGCACTGATTTTGGCACTAGGAAATCAGGTCGATTTCGCAGAAGCAAAGGCATTCTTCGTATTTGGTGACTCGTTGGTGGACAATGGCAACAACAACTACCTAGTCACCACTGCAAGGGCCGATTCACCGCCTTACGGCATCGACTACCCTTCTCATACACCTACCGGACGCTTCTCCAATGGCCTCAATATCCCAGATATAATTA GTGAAGAGATGGGTTGGGAAGCCACGTTGCCCTACTTTAGTCCAGAGCTTCGGGGCCAAAAATTATTAATCGGTGCCAACTTTGCTTCCGCTGGGGTTGGGATACTTAATGACACTGGCATTCAGTTC GTGAATATTATACGGATTTATCAACAACTGGACTATTTTAAACAGTACCAGCAAAGAGTGGGCGCACTCATTGGAGAAGATGAGGCAGGCAAACTAGTGCAAGAAGCTCTTGTTTTGATGACTTTGGGAGGCAATGATTTTGTGAACAATTATTATTTGGTGCCATATTCCGTCCGATCTCTTCAATACCCACTTCCAAAATACGTCCCATTCGTGATCTCCGAGTACAAGAAAGTGTTACAG AGAttgtatgaatttggggctcggAGGGTCTTAGTCACTGGAACTGGACCGTTAGGGTGCGTGCCTGCAGAATTGGCACAACATAGTGTGAATGGCGAATGCGCGGAAGAATTACAGCACGCGGCATCACTCTTCAACCCTCAACTGGTCAAAATGCTTGATCAACTCAATCAAGAGATTGGAGATAATGTCTTCCTTGCTGCTAACACCAATCAAATGCACATGGATTTCATTTCCAATCCACAAAATTTTG GATTTACGACCTCAAAGATAGCTTGTTGTGGGCAAGGCCCGTATAATGGAATCGGGCTTTGTACTCCGTTTTCGAACTTATGTCCTAATAGAGACGAATATGTATTTTGGGATCCATTCCACCCAACGGAACGGGCCAACAGACTCATTGTCCAACAAATATTGTCCGGGACCGATAAGTACATGCACCCAATGAATCTGAGGGCTGCCATGGCGTTGGACTCCAGGGCCTAA